The following proteins come from a genomic window of Actinomycetota bacterium:
- a CDS encoding CehA/McbA family metallohydrolase translates to MRRIAFALASLLAMLATPPLGHAAVPACPGDDGAPGRVVTGTFEKSLEGAYVLVPFEVPAGSTSVRVKICYAQPELPLSAPGVPYSVKHTLDLGLYQTRGDNFYDEDEFRGWGGSSRPNVLITPEDSTTVGFKPGPIPAGDWAAEIGLAAIGGLTEGDLNDAVEWRLEIFTGSDPADADQPWVPAPYDDAAVNPNAGWYSGDFHVHGRHSNPNDAPMSEVFDYAFNEASLDFITLSDYVTDRHWDEIGHFQPQHPGKLIVRSSEVITYRGHINNHASLRYVDHRTGPIYERQGNGSLLKVRDAQPAGRIFDDVHASPTGWTQVNHPTIFPGQVPTFASFCRGCSWSYSDAETDWSKVDAFEVQTGPAGLPEPEGNEIGPNPFTVLALAWFDHIHKMGFDVTAVGSSDSHKAGAKSSLTDPGSILRAPIGEATTVVFAPELSEQGIREGVLAGHAYVKFFSPTGPDLRFTATPKGGGATVMMGDALAASGARFDARVFNAPASIQPRVLLVLRDGSPYRAFPVLRSDQTFTFSASLPGTIACS, encoded by the coding sequence ATGCGCCGGATCGCGTTCGCCCTCGCTTCGTTGCTCGCGATGCTCGCGACGCCTCCCCTCGGACATGCGGCCGTCCCCGCGTGTCCCGGCGACGACGGGGCGCCCGGCCGCGTCGTGACCGGAACGTTCGAAAAGTCACTCGAGGGTGCGTACGTGCTCGTGCCGTTCGAGGTTCCGGCCGGCTCGACGAGCGTCCGCGTGAAGATCTGCTACGCCCAGCCCGAACTGCCGCTGTCGGCGCCCGGCGTGCCGTACTCGGTGAAACACACGCTCGATCTCGGCCTCTACCAGACCCGCGGAGACAACTTCTACGACGAGGACGAGTTCCGCGGTTGGGGCGGCTCGAGCCGGCCGAACGTCCTCATCACGCCCGAGGACTCGACCACCGTCGGATTCAAGCCGGGACCGATCCCGGCGGGGGATTGGGCGGCAGAGATCGGGCTTGCAGCGATCGGCGGCCTGACGGAAGGGGACCTCAACGATGCCGTCGAGTGGCGGCTCGAGATCTTCACCGGCTCCGATCCCGCCGACGCCGACCAGCCGTGGGTACCGGCGCCGTACGACGACGCGGCGGTGAACCCGAACGCGGGATGGTACTCGGGAGACTTCCACGTGCACGGGCGTCACTCGAACCCGAACGACGCGCCGATGAGCGAAGTCTTCGACTACGCGTTCAACGAAGCGAGTCTCGACTTCATCACGCTGTCGGATTACGTGACCGACCGGCACTGGGACGAGATCGGACACTTCCAGCCGCAGCATCCCGGCAAGCTGATCGTCCGATCGTCCGAGGTCATCACCTACCGCGGACACATCAACAACCACGCGAGTCTGCGCTACGTCGACCACCGCACCGGCCCGATCTACGAACGGCAGGGGAACGGATCGCTCCTCAAGGTGCGCGACGCGCAACCGGCCGGCCGCATCTTCGACGACGTGCATGCCTCACCGACCGGCTGGACACAGGTGAACCATCCGACGATCTTCCCGGGACAGGTGCCGACGTTCGCGAGCTTCTGCCGCGGGTGTTCGTGGTCCTACTCTGATGCCGAGACTGACTGGTCCAAGGTCGACGCGTTCGAGGTCCAAACCGGGCCGGCGGGTTTGCCCGAGCCGGAAGGGAACGAGATCGGGCCGAACCCGTTCACCGTTCTGGCGCTCGCCTGGTTCGACCACATCCACAAGATGGGCTTCGACGTGACCGCGGTCGGCTCGAGCGACTCACACAAGGCCGGCGCGAAGTCATCGCTCACCGATCCCGGCTCCATCCTTCGAGCGCCGATCGGCGAGGCGACCACGGTCGTCTTCGCGCCGGAGCTCTCGGAGCAGGGGATCCGCGAGGGCGTCCTCGCCGGCCACGCGTATGTGAAGTTCTTCTCGCCGACCGGCCCCGATCTTCGCTTCACCGCCACGCCGAAGGGCGGGGGAGCGACGGTCATGATGGGAGACGCGCTCGCGGCGTCCGGCGCGCGGTTCGATGCTCGGGTGTTCAACGCGCCGGCGAGCATCCAGCCGCGCGTCTTGCTGGTGCTGCGGGACGGGTCGCCGTACCGGGCGTTCCCCGTCCTGCGCTCGGATCAGACGTTCACGTTCTCCGCTTCGCTACCGGGGACTATCGCCTGCAGCTGA